In Hemitrygon akajei chromosome 9, sHemAka1.3, whole genome shotgun sequence, the following are encoded in one genomic region:
- the LOC140732718 gene encoding immunoglobulin lambda-1 light chain-like produces MSCWVRLVSTLVFTAIYINAEVSVNQPPSKSTSPGQTVQIPCTLSGTSLGSSIVSWYQQIHGKVPRYLFWYNSGSSINRVSGVPNRFGGSISGNTATLTISSIQSEDVADYYCAVWNNNVPIFGKGTRLVVGNPRSPAVTVLRPSAEEITGKGTATLVCLVSRFNPGAVGIEWTVDRRTKSDGVETSPVLQDTDNTFSVSSYLTLPASEWNSHERYSCVVKHEALANPFVATIERSSCT; encoded by the exons ATGTCTTGCTGGGTTCGTCTGGTCAGTACGCTGGTGTTCACTGCAATTT ATATCAACGCGGAAGTTTCAGTGAATCAACCACCTTCGAAATCCACATCTCCGGGGCAGACCGTGCAAATACCCTGCACGTTGTCTGGAACCTCTTTAGGAAGTAGCATTGTTTCCTGGTACCAGCAGATTCACGGAAAAGTTCCTCGGTATCTGTTCTGGTATAATTCGGGGAGCAGCATTAACAGAGTCTCCGGAGTTCCGAACCGTTTCGGCGGCTCAATATCCGGCAACACGGCAACATTGACAATATCGAGCATCCAGTCGGAGGATGTGGCAGACTATTACTGTGCTGTGTGGAACAATAATGTTCCCATCTTCGGCAAAGGAACGAGGCTGGTAGTTGGCA ATCCCCGGAGCCCCGCTGTCACCGTCCTCCGGCCTTCAGCCGAAGAAATTACGGGAAAGGGCACAGCGACACTGGTGTGCTTGGTGAGCCGTTTTAATCCGGGAGCTGTGGGCATTGAGTGGACCGTGGACAGACGTACGAAAAGCGATGGCGTTGAGACGAGCCCTGTCCTTCAGGACACGGACAACACGTTCAGTGTGAGCAGTTACCTGACTCTGCCAGCCTCAGAATGGAACTCACACGAGCGTTACTCCTGCGTGGTTAAACACGAGGCTCTAGCAAACCCGTTTGTAGCAACGATCGAGAGATCCAGCTGTACCTAA